A region from the Benincasa hispida cultivar B227 chromosome 8, ASM972705v1, whole genome shotgun sequence genome encodes:
- the LOC120083357 gene encoding transcription factor TGA9-like isoform X1 yields the protein MFPSWPVRFQQTPTLGGNSKSESTDSGSANMNNTLTSKIELEMESESPMSRRRGCSSNQELLFDQNHHHHLLQLLHLQSEFEDDVLRTEQSSQPNQSPPKEKRKGTGSTSEKQLDAKTLRRLAQNREAARKSRLRKKAYIQQLESSRIKLSQLEQDLHRARSQGLFLGACGGVMGGNISSGAAIFDMEYARWLDEDHRLMAELRAALQGHLPDGDLRAIVDSYISHYDEIFHLKGVAAKSDVFHLITGMWMTPAERCFLWIGGFRPSKLIEMLVPQLDTLTEQQAMGICNLQRSSQETEDALYQGLEQLQHSLIITIAGTAVVDGINHMALAAGKLSNLEGFIRQADMLRKQTLHQLHRILTIRQAARCFVVIGEYYGRLRALSSLWVSRPRESSCLNDENSCQTTTELQMIQNSHTHFPNF from the exons ATGTTCCCTTCTTGGCCAGTAAGGTTTCAACAAACCCCAACAttg GGTGGAAATTCAAAGTCAGAGAGTACAGATTCAGGATCAGCAAATATGAACAATACTCTCACTAGCAAAATAGAATTGGAAATGGAAAGTGAATCACCAATGAGTAGAAGAAGAGGATGTTCTTCAAATCAAGAATTGTTATTTGATCaaaatcatcatcatcatcttcttcaacttcttcatcttcaatcAGAATTTGAAGATGATGTCTTGAGAACAGAACAATCATCACAACCAAATCAATCTCCTCCCAAAGAAAAG AGGAAAGGAACTGGTTCAACATCAGAGAAACAGCTTGATGCCAAG ACACTGAGACGATTGGCTCAAAACAGAGAAGCTGCAAGAAAGAGCCGTTTGAGGAAGAAG GCTTATATTCAGCAGCTGGAGTCTAGTAGAATCAAGCTCTCTCAACTTGAACAAGACCTCCATCGAGCACGTTCTCAG GGATTGTTTCTTGGTGCTTGTGGTGGTGTAATGGGTGGCAATATCAGCTCAg GAGCTGCAATATTTGACATGGAATATGCGCGGTGGCTAGACGAGGACCACCGTTTGATGGCGGAGCTGCGGGCGGCGTTGCAAGGGCATCTTCCCGACGGCGATCTCCGAGCAATAGTAGACAGTTACATCTCTCACTACGACGAAATATTTCACCTGAAAGGCGTGGCAGCGAAATCGGATGTGTTCCATTTAATCACGGGAATGTGGATGACTCCGGCGGAGCGTTGCTTCCTGTGGATCGGCGGATTCCGGCCATCGAAACTCATAGAG ATGCTAGTTCCGCAATTAGACACATTAACAGAGCAACAAGCAATGGGAATATGTAATTTGCAAAGATCTTCACAAGAAACAGAGGATGCTCTCTATCAGGGGCTTGAGCAGCTGCAGCATTCTCTCATAATCACCATTGCCGGCACCGCGGTCGTCGACGGGATTAACCATATGGCCCTTGCCGCCGGCAAGCTCTCCAATCTCGAAGGCTTCATCCGCCAG GCTGATATGTTGagaaaacaaacacttcatcaATTACATCGAATACTGACAATCCGACAAGCAGCTCGATGTTTTGTGGTAATTGGAGAGTACTATGGAAGACTTCGAGCTCTTAGCTCCTTGTGGGTATCTCGACCAAGAGA GAGTAGCTGCTTGAATGATGAAAATTCATGCCAAACAACAACAGAGCTACAGATGATTCAGAATTCCCACACCCATTTCCCAAacttttga
- the LOC120083357 gene encoding transcription factor TGA9-like isoform X2 has product MFPSWPVRFQQTPTLGGNSKSESTDSGSANMNNTLTSKIELEMESESPMSRRRGCSSNQELLFDQNHHHHLLQLLHLQSEFEDDVLRTEQSSQPNQSPPKEKRKGTGSTSEKQLDAKTLRRLAQNREAARKSRLRKKAYIQQLESSRIKLSQLEQDLHRARSQGLFLGACGGVMGGNISSGAAIFDMEYARWLDEDHRLMAELRAALQGHLPDGDLRAIVDSYISHYDEIFHLKGVAAKSDVFHLITGMWMTPAERCFLWIGGFRPSKLIEMLVPQLDTLTEQQAMGICNLQRSSQETEDALYQGLEQLQHSLIITIAGTAVVDGINHMALAAGKLSNLEGFIRQADMLRKQTLHQLHRILTIRQAARCFVVIGEYYGRLRALSSLWVSRPREYE; this is encoded by the exons ATGTTCCCTTCTTGGCCAGTAAGGTTTCAACAAACCCCAACAttg GGTGGAAATTCAAAGTCAGAGAGTACAGATTCAGGATCAGCAAATATGAACAATACTCTCACTAGCAAAATAGAATTGGAAATGGAAAGTGAATCACCAATGAGTAGAAGAAGAGGATGTTCTTCAAATCAAGAATTGTTATTTGATCaaaatcatcatcatcatcttcttcaacttcttcatcttcaatcAGAATTTGAAGATGATGTCTTGAGAACAGAACAATCATCACAACCAAATCAATCTCCTCCCAAAGAAAAG AGGAAAGGAACTGGTTCAACATCAGAGAAACAGCTTGATGCCAAG ACACTGAGACGATTGGCTCAAAACAGAGAAGCTGCAAGAAAGAGCCGTTTGAGGAAGAAG GCTTATATTCAGCAGCTGGAGTCTAGTAGAATCAAGCTCTCTCAACTTGAACAAGACCTCCATCGAGCACGTTCTCAG GGATTGTTTCTTGGTGCTTGTGGTGGTGTAATGGGTGGCAATATCAGCTCAg GAGCTGCAATATTTGACATGGAATATGCGCGGTGGCTAGACGAGGACCACCGTTTGATGGCGGAGCTGCGGGCGGCGTTGCAAGGGCATCTTCCCGACGGCGATCTCCGAGCAATAGTAGACAGTTACATCTCTCACTACGACGAAATATTTCACCTGAAAGGCGTGGCAGCGAAATCGGATGTGTTCCATTTAATCACGGGAATGTGGATGACTCCGGCGGAGCGTTGCTTCCTGTGGATCGGCGGATTCCGGCCATCGAAACTCATAGAG ATGCTAGTTCCGCAATTAGACACATTAACAGAGCAACAAGCAATGGGAATATGTAATTTGCAAAGATCTTCACAAGAAACAGAGGATGCTCTCTATCAGGGGCTTGAGCAGCTGCAGCATTCTCTCATAATCACCATTGCCGGCACCGCGGTCGTCGACGGGATTAACCATATGGCCCTTGCCGCCGGCAAGCTCTCCAATCTCGAAGGCTTCATCCGCCAG GCTGATATGTTGagaaaacaaacacttcatcaATTACATCGAATACTGACAATCCGACAAGCAGCTCGATGTTTTGTGGTAATTGGAGAGTACTATGGAAGACTTCGAGCTCTTAGCTCCTTGTGGGTATCTCGACCAAGAGAGTAC GAGTAG
- the LOC120083103 gene encoding uncharacterized protein LOC120083103, translated as MMIGSGNNLNRGSAFLPSNMPSLPQCLPLEPITLGNQKNCSGELKRALGVSSGNALEDRPFGVIHLKRQPPVASKELKHFKDSVQDSSRRARERADMLSESLFKLDKYREAMSSKKRQCGEVSPSERLGSGNLSKMGSQIHRNGHDVVIYRLEDRAKSVGLNKRARSSISDVQPEARFTTFLEKDSDDGSFRSEEKTRKLLAGGEGLDQKIKKKRSVGAVGYRVNNGDREIKRATHTKLNSDSKLRSCDAQGHRLKSSSGVNGMNRLDGSCDPTRSDASTISKNELESALPLKGRTYILEQRMLKGNNRPSNREDNSVGSPCTVIKAKVSRGPRTGSVVGLDSSPNIHSSSETHQTWESASVSKAQLTGLSSNPKHAIPTGSSLYPATQWVGQRHKNSRTRRSKLLPPVPDHGEIPSPSQDSAASDFGPRTNMTDGSVLACSVDNNTMKFKKEVDNVSSPSGMSESEESGPGDDKVKPKVTSSGKFSLSAGDEAGSSILLARKNKVLVNEKGDGVRKQGRSGRGPTLVKPDSPLVRDKSESPFAEKPLQNMKPITGKVRSKSGRPPSKKLKDRKGSAHVGLTCRSSDITGDSDDDQEELFEVAKSARNANIRACTGPFWHKVNSIFISVSPADVSNLKQQLNLAEELSERLSQMQDMEHDNLDLGVNVIETNCSEEIRGSNFSKEFIQSGAKGGSFDVGRLDKAVPLYQRVLSALIEEHDCDEYYHQSEGKHTFLQSASDDSYCGSCNLNDYEHRDKVESEAESTIDFQIPKNNMFDRFSCDKSAVSNSYRNPSMSSFIHGGEQWQGDDDISNCDVGHTSEICSNDSFQLQSGDFNVPSISSNCQYQMMRLNDKLLLELQSIGLYPETLPDLAEGEDLINQEIMEHKRSLCQQIGRKRRHLEKVEQSIKRAKEMEKREVEEVAMDQLIEMAYSKKMGYRGSGASKSTVRRVSKSAARSFMKRTLTRCHKFEDTGISCFSEPALRDIIFSTPLQQRDAKTIDFGGSTTATNAFYESSRQMDDRRLGAVSGPSERYDSQSDTLDKGSSNAQAINSSELGSMRGSMMIKQKKREMRIDEVAGSASSRLTPGTKGKRSDRERDPNKNHPLSNFFGSSLDGCQGVRKSRPKPRQKGSCLSTSGSRSENQLSEVPESLTSQSCKTGARFSDRTRGNDPDLPANFLVGSSKDADESTSLRNLQLHDLDVIEELDVSKDLGDHQDLGSWLDIDEDGLQDHDAIGLEIPMDDLSELNMXS; from the exons ATGATGATAGGATCTGGGAATAATTTAAATCGAGGAAGTGCATTCCTGCCGTCAAATATGCCATCCTTGCCCCAGTGTTTACCGTTGGAGCCCATTACATTAGGTAATCAAAAAAATTGCTCCGGGGAGCTGAAAAGAGCTCTAGGTGTTTCTTCTGGAAATGCATTGGAGGACCGTCCTTTTGGAGTAATCCATCTGAAACGTCAACCTCCAGTTGCATCAAAGGAGCTGAAGCATTTTAAAGATAGTGTGCAAGATTCATCTAGAAGGGCCAG ggaAAGAGCAGACATGCTGAGTGAATCCTTGTTCAAGTTGGATAAATATAGGGAAGCCATGAGCTCAAAAAAGCGACAATGCGGTGAAGTTTCACCAAGTGAGAGGCTAGGTAGTGGGAACTTATCTAAAATGGGAAGCCAGATTCACAGAAATGGCCATGATGTGGTTATTTATAGATTGGAAGACAGAGCAAAGAGTGTAGGCTTGAATAAGCGTGCTCGTTCATCCATATCTGATGTTCAG CCAGAAGCCAGGTTCACCACGTTCTTAGAGAAGGATAGTGATGATGGTTCTTTTCGAAGTGAAGAAAAGACTCGCAAATTGCTTGCTGGAGGAGAGGGATTGGatcagaaaattaaaaagaaaagatccGTTGGAGCTGTTGGTTATAGGGTCAATAATGGCGATCGAGAAATAAAACGAGCTACTCATACAAAGCTGAATTCTGATTCTAAGTTACGGTCTTGTGATGCTCAAGGGCACAG ATTGAAATCTTCATCTGGAGTAAATGGAATGAACAGGTTGGATGGTTCTTGCGATCCCACTCGTTCAGATGCAAGTACCATATCAAAGAATGAACTTGAAAGTGCTCTCCCTTTGAAGGGTCGTACATATATATTGGAGCAGAGGATGCTTAAAGGGAACAATAG GCCAAGTAACCGAGAAGACAACTCAGTAGGTAGTCCTTGTACCGTGATTAAAGCAAAGGTCTCTAGGGGACCAAGAACTGGATCAGTTGTGGGATTAGACTCATCCCCAAACATTCATTCTTCATCTGAAACTCATCAAACCTGGGAATCTGCAAGTGTTAGCAAAGCCCAATTGACTGGACTTTCAAGTAATCCAAAGCATGCGATACCAACTGGTTCGTCTTTGTATCCTGCTACCCAATGGGTTGGCCAGAGGCATAAAAACTCTCGTACTAGGAGATCAAAGCTGCTGCCACCTGTGCCAGACCATGGTGAAATTCCAAGTCCATCTCAAGACTCTGCAGCTTCTGATTTTGGTCCGAGAACAaatatgacagatgggtcagtATTGGCTTGTAGTGTTGACAACAATACCATGAAGTTTAAAAAGGAAGTAGATAATGTATCTTCTCCAAGTGGGATGTCTGAAAGTGAAGAATCAGGACCTGGAGATGACAAAGTGAAACCAAAAGTTACAAGCAGTGGCAAGTTTTCTTTGAGTGCAGGAGATGAAGCTGGGTCTTCTATATTGCTGGCGAGGAAGAATAAGGTGCTGGTGAATGAAAAAGGAGATGGTGTGCGAAAACAGGGAAGGAGTGGAAGGGGCCCTACCCTAGTTAAACCTGACAGCCCTTTGGTGAGAGATAAGTCAGAGAGCCCATTTGCAGAAAAACCACTCCAGAACATGAAGCCTATCACTGGGAAAGTTAGAAG cAAATCTGGTCGTCCACCATCTAAAAAACTGAAAGATCGCAAGGGTTCAGCTCATGTGGGGTTAACTTGCCGCTCCTCAGATATCACAG GTGACTCTGACGATGATCAAGAAGAATTATTTGAGGTAGCCAAGTCTGCTCGCAATGCCAATA TTCGTGCTTGTACTGGTCCATTTTGGCataaagtgaattccatcttcatttCTGTTAGTCCAGCAGATGTATCAAACTTGAAGCAACAG CTAAATTTGGCCGAGGAGCTTAGTGAGAGGTTGTCTCAGATGCAGGACATGGAACACGATAACTTG GATCTTGGTGTAAATGTAATTGAAACCAATTGTTCTGAAGAAATTCGAGGATCCAACTTTAGTAAGGAATTTATTCAGTCTGGTGCAAAAGGTGGCAGCTTTGACGTGGGAAGACTAGACAAGGCTGTACCCCTGTACCAACGAGTTCTTTCTGCATTAATAGAAGAGCATGATTGTGATGAATATTACCACCAAAGTGAAGGGAAGCACACGTTTCTGCAATCAGCAAGTGATGATTCTTATTGTGGTTCTTGTAATCTTAATGATTATGAACACAGAGATAAAGTGGAATCTGAGGCTGAGTCAACGATCGATTTTCAAATCCCAAAGAACAATATGTTTGACAGATTCTCATGTGATAAAAGTGCTGTGTCTAACTCATATCGGAACCCAAGCATGTCTAGCTTCATTCATGGTGGCGAGCAGTGGCAAGGAGACGATGATATATCAAATTGTGATGTTGGACACACCAGTGAAATATGTTCAAATGATTCTTTCCAGCTACAATCTGGCGATTTTAACGTACCTAGTATTTCTTCCAACTGCCAGTATCAGATGATGCGACTGAATGACAAACTTCTATTGGAACTACAGAGTATAGGGTTGTATCCAGAGACCTTG CCTGATCTGGCCGAGGGAGAAGATCTGATTAACCAAGAAATTATGGAGCACAAGAGAAGCTTGTGCCAACAG ATTGGGAGAAAGAGGCGCCACCTGGAAAAGGTGGAACAATCTATCAAGAGAgcaaaagagatggaaaaacg GGAAGTTGAGGAAGTTGCGATGGACCAACTTATTGAGATGGCTTACAGTAAGAAAATG GGATATCGTGGCAGTGGTGCCTCTAAAAGTACGGTTCGCAGGGTCTCAAAATCAGCGGCCCGGTCCTTTATGAAGCGCACACTCACCAGATGTCACAAATTTGAAGATACTGGCATCAGTTGTTTCAGTGAGCCTGCATTGCGGGATATTATTTTCTCTACACCTTTGCAGCAAAGGGATGCAAAAACCATTGACTTCGGTGGCTCTACAACTGCTACTAATGCATTCTACGAGTCTTCCCGTCAGATGGACGACAGGAGATTGG GTGCTGTTTCTGGCCCATCTGAGAGATATGACTCACAAAGTGATACACTGGATAAAGGTTCTTCAAATGCTCAAGCGATTAATTCTTCTGAGCTAGGCTCGATGCGTGGATCCATGATGATTAAGCAGAAGAAGAGGGAAATGCGCATCGACGAAGTTGCTGGAAGTGCTTCCTCCAGGCTCACCCCAGGCACTAAAGGCAAGAGAAGTGACAGAGAAAGGGACCCGAACAAAAACCATCCTCTTTCGAACTTCTTTGGTTCATCATTGGATGGCTGCCAAGGTGTCCGAAAATCAAGGCCAAAGCCCAGGCAGAAAGGTAGTTGTTTGTCCACTTCAGGAAGCAGATCTGAGAACCAACTTTCGGAAGTCCCAGAGTCTTTGACTTCTCAATCTTGTAAAACGGGAGCAAGATTCAGTGACAGAACAAGAGGAAACGACCCGGATTTGCCTGCTAACTTTCTGGTAGGGTCATCTAAAGACGCCGATGAGTCAACTAGTTTGAGGAACTTACAATTGCATGATTTAGATGTCATCGAAGAACTAGATGTGTCGAAAGACCTTGGCGATCATCAAGACCTCGGTTCTTGGTTGGATATTGATGAAGATGGGTTACAAGACCATGATGCTATCGGTCTCGAAATTCCAATGGATGATCTTTCTGAGTTGAATATGNGTTCTTGA